One stretch of Pseudomonas fragi DNA includes these proteins:
- a CDS encoding SDR family oxidoreductase: MPVTAVSGSASGIGAAVCAQLRAAGHRIIGIDRANAEVIADLSTRAGRQAAVAQVLEQSGGVLDGLVCCAGIGVTAPSSGLVLAVNYFGVSELLDGLADALAKGEHPAALVIGSVAATHSGAEQEPMVAAMLAGDEAQALELANSLGLTHLAYAGSKYAVTCAARRKAVQWAPQGIRLNVVAPGAVETPLHQAAKDDARFGKAVREFVAPLGRSGTPEELARVVAFMQSQQASFMTGSVVFVDGGMDAMVRTQRF, encoded by the coding sequence ATGCCAGTTACAGCTGTCAGCGGTTCCGCCTCCGGGATCGGCGCCGCCGTGTGTGCGCAATTACGGGCTGCGGGCCACCGCATTATCGGGATTGACCGGGCCAATGCTGAAGTGATTGCCGACCTGTCGACCCGTGCCGGGCGCCAGGCAGCAGTGGCGCAGGTACTTGAGCAGAGCGGCGGGGTGCTGGACGGGCTGGTGTGCTGCGCCGGGATCGGGGTGACCGCTCCTTCCAGTGGTCTGGTACTGGCGGTGAATTACTTTGGCGTCAGTGAGTTGCTCGATGGTCTGGCCGATGCGCTGGCCAAGGGTGAACACCCGGCGGCGCTGGTGATCGGTTCGGTGGCGGCCACCCATTCCGGGGCAGAGCAAGAACCGATGGTTGCCGCGATGCTGGCAGGTGATGAGGCGCAGGCGCTGGAACTGGCCAATAGTCTGGGGCTGACGCATCTGGCCTATGCCGGCTCCAAATATGCAGTGACCTGCGCAGCGCGGCGCAAGGCGGTGCAGTGGGCCCCGCAAGGTATTCGCCTGAACGTGGTGGCGCCGGGCGCTGTGGAAACCCCGCTGCATCAGGCCGCCAAGGACGATGCCCGGTTTGGCAAGGCAGTACGTGAGTTTGTCGCGCCACTGGGGCGTTCGGGCACGCCTGAAGAACTGGCCCGTGTTGTGGCTTTCATGCAGTCGCAGCAGGCCAGTTTCATGACCGGCAGTGTGGTGTTTGTCGACGGTGGCATGGACGCGATGGTGCGTACGCAGCGTTTCTGA
- a CDS encoding SDR family NAD(P)-dependent oxidoreductase, protein MNKVAFITGASRGIGRETALAFARAGFDLAISARSLDEGENHAHGLRNPDGTPLPGSLNATAAAVRELGRKVLVVPMDLLDSDSVLAASKAVFAEYGRVDVLVNNAIYQGSDLNAPFMQLQPETLERVFQGYMLSPFLLTRAVVSQMLEQGGGVVINVTSGAGETDPPVAAGKGGWGYAYGAGKAAVSRLSGILSVELGEQGIRAYTLNPGVVTTDALRATIGDKGVIALRAGSAPPEVPAAVMLWLATDAGAVDHQCKTIHCQPFALEHGIVEDWRR, encoded by the coding sequence ATGAACAAAGTGGCATTTATTACCGGTGCCAGTCGCGGCATCGGTCGGGAAACCGCGCTGGCGTTTGCGCGTGCGGGGTTTGACCTGGCCATCAGCGCCCGCAGCCTGGACGAGGGGGAAAACCATGCCCACGGTTTGCGCAACCCTGATGGCACGCCGCTGCCGGGCAGTTTGAATGCCACTGCGGCGGCGGTTCGCGAACTGGGGCGCAAGGTGCTGGTGGTGCCTATGGACCTGCTCGACAGCGACTCGGTGCTGGCCGCAAGCAAGGCGGTGTTTGCCGAATATGGCCGGGTGGATGTGCTGGTCAACAACGCCATTTACCAGGGCAGCGATCTGAATGCGCCGTTTATGCAATTGCAGCCCGAGACCCTGGAACGGGTATTCCAGGGCTATATGCTGAGTCCGTTCCTGCTGACCCGCGCCGTGGTCAGCCAGATGCTGGAACAGGGTGGCGGGGTGGTGATCAACGTGACCTCCGGTGCTGGCGAAACCGATCCGCCAGTGGCAGCAGGCAAGGGCGGCTGGGGGTATGCCTATGGTGCGGGCAAGGCGGCAGTGTCGCGGTTGTCGGGCATATTGTCGGTGGAACTGGGGGAGCAGGGGATTCGTGCCTACACCCTCAACCCCGGTGTGGTCACCACCGATGCATTGCGCGCGACCATCGGTGACAAAGGCGTGATTGCCTTGCGTGCAGGCTCTGCGCCACCCGAAGTGCCAGCAGCGGTAATGCTGTGGCTGGCCACCGATGCAGGCGCGGTCGATCACCAGTGCAAGACCATCCACTGCCAGCCGTTTGCGCTGGAGCACGGAATTGTCGAGGATTGGCGCCGCTGA
- a CDS encoding Rieske 2Fe-2S domain-containing protein translates to MTKLAQIHVENALSPRFGRGWHCLGEADEYRDGKLHTLNVFGSRLLAFATSTGEISVLDAHCPHMGADLSQGTIENDRVVCPFHHWQYDASGKCVEIPYCKRIPPKAKTRAWQTCEVNKLLFVWNNPEGKPPADEVVIPHLPEMDSDEWLHSWHMDKLIIETNPRELVDNLVDAQHFGPVHGTPTKYFHNIFEGHIAHQIFHGDSERLGGDLVAESAYFGPATHFTRMRAVFEGLEIKSILLNCHVPIGPNSFELRFGCMVKKVKGWTPEQNEALALDYVQRNRDSFYQDVDIWTHKVRVNNPVLAEGDGPVYQLREWYQQFFTDEDSVPQSMAERREITTVDNR, encoded by the coding sequence ATGACTAAACTCGCACAAATTCACGTCGAGAACGCCTTGTCGCCGCGCTTCGGCCGCGGCTGGCATTGTCTGGGTGAAGCCGACGAGTACCGTGATGGCAAGCTGCATACCCTGAATGTGTTTGGCTCGCGGTTGCTGGCATTTGCCACGTCCACGGGTGAAATCAGTGTGCTCGACGCCCATTGCCCGCACATGGGCGCTGACCTGTCCCAGGGCACCATCGAGAACGATCGCGTGGTGTGCCCCTTCCACCACTGGCAGTACGATGCCAGCGGCAAGTGTGTCGAGATCCCGTACTGCAAGCGCATTCCACCCAAGGCCAAAACCCGCGCATGGCAGACCTGTGAAGTGAACAAGCTGCTGTTCGTGTGGAACAACCCCGAAGGCAAGCCGCCCGCCGACGAGGTGGTGATCCCGCATCTGCCGGAGATGGACAGCGATGAGTGGTTGCACAGCTGGCACATGGACAAGCTGATCATTGAAACCAACCCTCGCGAGCTGGTCGACAACCTGGTGGATGCCCAGCATTTCGGCCCGGTGCATGGCACGCCGACCAAGTACTTCCACAATATTTTCGAAGGCCATATCGCCCACCAGATCTTCCACGGCGACTCTGAGCGGCTGGGCGGCGACCTGGTTGCAGAGTCGGCTTACTTCGGCCCGGCCACTCACTTTACGCGCATGCGTGCGGTGTTCGAGGGGCTGGAAATCAAATCCATCCTGCTCAACTGCCATGTGCCGATCGGCCCCAACAGCTTTGAGCTGCGTTTTGGTTGCATGGTCAAGAAGGTGAAGGGCTGGACGCCGGAGCAAAACGAAGCCCTGGCACTGGACTATGTGCAGCGCAACCGCGACTCGTTCTATCAGGACGTGGATATCTGGACCCACAAGGTGCGCGTCAACAATCCGGTCCTGGCCGAGGGCGACGGCCCGGTGTATCAACTGCGCGAGTGGTACCAGCAGTTTTTCACCGACGAAGACAGCGTGCCGCAGAGCATGGCTGAACGCCGTGAGATCACCACAGTGGATAACCGCTGA
- a CDS encoding AraC family transcriptional regulator, translating into MRNKDTISIQLVREALLHSCAPGSATDEVLHKVGMDPGLLAVADARVPALVYARMWRLLARRMDDEFFGMDPRKLRSGSLAFMCRTAMAQPTLAQGLEVVLGFLSLMLERLPAQLVRQQSLAEIVLQEPGQHPARGFTYFTYWMIVHGVACWLAGRRIPILAIELRCAAPDYCEDYQVMFSENLRFERPRTRMIFAADCLDAPIRRNAQELKRFLAEAPANILVKYRDPQSLASQIKQALRRLHAAQWPETPAMAQSLCMSASTLRRRLADEGQTYQGLKDSVRKELAIAWLAEPEHSFADIALRLGFADTSSFYKAFRKWSGTNPGHYRGLILGSS; encoded by the coding sequence ATGCGCAACAAGGACACCATCTCCATTCAACTGGTACGCGAGGCGCTGTTGCACAGCTGTGCGCCGGGCAGCGCCACGGACGAAGTGCTGCACAAGGTCGGCATGGATCCCGGGTTGCTGGCCGTGGCGGATGCGCGGGTGCCAGCGCTGGTCTATGCACGGATGTGGCGGCTGTTGGCAAGGCGCATGGATGACGAGTTCTTTGGCATGGACCCGCGCAAGCTGCGCTCCGGCAGCCTGGCATTCATGTGCCGCACGGCGATGGCCCAGCCGACCCTGGCCCAGGGGTTGGAGGTGGTGCTGGGGTTTCTGTCGTTGATGCTCGAGCGGTTACCGGCACAGTTGGTGCGCCAGCAGAGCCTGGCGGAGATTGTCCTGCAGGAGCCCGGTCAGCACCCCGCCCGCGGCTTTACCTACTTCACTTACTGGATGATCGTTCACGGCGTGGCCTGTTGGCTGGCCGGGCGACGGATTCCGATTCTGGCCATCGAGTTGCGCTGTGCAGCGCCGGACTACTGCGAAGACTACCAGGTCATGTTTTCCGAGAACCTGCGCTTTGAGCGGCCGCGCACGCGGATGATCTTTGCCGCCGACTGCCTGGATGCGCCGATCAGGCGTAACGCGCAGGAGCTGAAGCGGTTTCTGGCCGAGGCCCCGGCCAATATCCTGGTCAAGTACCGTGACCCGCAAAGCCTGGCCAGTCAGATCAAGCAGGCCCTGCGTCGGTTGCATGCAGCGCAGTGGCCCGAAACCCCGGCCATGGCGCAGAGCCTGTGCATGTCGGCCTCGACCCTGCGGCGCCGTCTGGCTGACGAAGGGCAGACCTATCAAGGGCTAAAGGACAGTGTGCGCAAGGAGTTGGCGATTGCCTGGCTGGCCGAACCCGAGCACAGCTTTGCCGACATCGCCCTGCGCCTGGGCTTTGCCGACACCAGCTCGTTCTACAAGGCCTTTCGCAAATGGTCAGGGACCAACCCGGGACATTACCGCGGGTTGATCCTGGGTAGCAGTTAA
- a CDS encoding permease codes for MPSISPATPTRGWSFWWKPLLFLLVAGIGLYYVKWSPYYFKAFVAADNHSIGASILNDNQGEPIAAALAYAQVYFLAIWKAAVLAVILGSLIQVLIPRDWLLRLFGKAGLGSTLRGGLFALPGMMCTCCAAPVAAGMRRQKVSVGAALAFWIANPVLNPATLVFMGFVLGWGFSALRLVAGLVLVIGVSLIAQRISRPESIPDAALDAVSEASAVDQQNFFSRWGRTLWQLFWNTIPVYLLAVLLLGAARVWLFPHVDGAMSDSLVWLVPLAIVGTLFVIPTAAEIPIVQTMIALGMGTAPAVALLMTLPSVSLPSLLMLRKDFDTRVLVSVALMTMLVGVLSGLVGMWLL; via the coding sequence ATGCCCAGTATCTCCCCAGCTACGCCCACCCGAGGCTGGTCATTCTGGTGGAAACCCCTGCTGTTTCTGCTGGTCGCCGGTATTGGTCTGTACTACGTCAAGTGGTCGCCCTACTACTTCAAGGCCTTTGTCGCCGCCGACAACCACAGCATCGGCGCTTCGATCCTCAACGATAACCAGGGCGAGCCCATCGCCGCCGCACTGGCCTATGCCCAGGTGTACTTTCTGGCGATCTGGAAGGCTGCGGTACTGGCGGTGATCCTTGGCTCGCTGATCCAGGTGCTGATCCCCCGGGACTGGCTGCTGCGCCTGTTCGGCAAGGCGGGCCTTGGTTCGACCCTGCGCGGCGGCCTGTTCGCCCTGCCGGGCATGATGTGCACCTGCTGCGCCGCCCCGGTGGCCGCCGGCATGCGTCGGCAAAAAGTCTCGGTGGGGGCCGCCCTGGCCTTCTGGATCGCCAACCCGGTGCTCAACCCGGCCACCCTGGTGTTTATGGGCTTTGTGCTGGGCTGGGGCTTTAGCGCCTTGCGCCTGGTGGCAGGCCTTGTGCTGGTGATCGGCGTGTCGCTGATCGCGCAGCGTATTTCGCGCCCTGAAAGCATCCCCGATGCAGCACTGGATGCGGTGTCCGAAGCCAGTGCGGTGGATCAGCAGAACTTCTTCAGCCGCTGGGGCCGCACCTTGTGGCAACTGTTCTGGAACACCATCCCGGTCTATCTGCTGGCGGTGCTGTTGCTGGGCGCGGCACGGGTGTGGCTGTTCCCCCATGTGGACGGTGCCATGAGCGACAGCCTGGTGTGGCTGGTGCCGCTGGCCATTGTCGGCACGCTGTTTGTGATCCCGACTGCGGCAGAAATCCCGATTGTGCAAACCATGATCGCCTTGGGCATGGGCACGGCCCCCGCCGTGGCATTGTTGATGACCTTGCCGAGTGTGAGCCTGCCGTCACTGCTGATGCTGCGCAAGGATTTCGATACCCGGGTACTGGTCAGCGTGGCGCTGATGACCATGCTGGTCGGCGTGCTTAGCGGTCTGGTGGGGATGTGGTTGCTCTGA
- a CDS encoding IclR family transcriptional regulator codes for MSDNNNPLFNQSLEKGLAVLRGFGAARRTMTLADILVDVANPYLAELNQITGETVNLTEPDGLDMVYVSRFVAPKFIPIHMPIGSRIPMYCTGGGRAYLSGLADDEIRRVLQDSPLTELTRYTLTDAEAIFERVLASRKQGYATNKEEMFLGDMTLAAPIFNNNGLPVAAVHVVVPSSRWTLQEAEDKLASSVIQCARAISNSIRTL; via the coding sequence ATGAGCGATAACAACAACCCTCTTTTCAACCAGTCACTGGAAAAGGGCCTGGCCGTACTTCGCGGCTTCGGGGCTGCGCGGCGCACCATGACCCTGGCCGATATCCTGGTCGATGTGGCCAACCCCTATCTGGCCGAGCTCAACCAGATCACCGGCGAGACCGTCAACCTGACCGAGCCCGACGGGCTGGACATGGTTTATGTGTCGCGCTTTGTCGCGCCGAAATTCATCCCGATCCATATGCCCATCGGCAGCCGCATCCCCATGTACTGCACCGGGGGTGGGCGCGCGTACCTGAGCGGCCTGGCGGATGACGAGATTCGCCGCGTACTGCAGGACAGCCCGCTGACGGAACTGACGCGTTATACCCTGACCGATGCCGAGGCCATCTTTGAGCGGGTGCTGGCCAGCCGCAAACAGGGCTATGCCACCAACAAGGAAGAAATGTTTCTGGGCGACATGACCCTTGCCGCGCCGATTTTCAACAACAATGGCCTGCCAGTGGCCGCCGTGCATGTGGTGGTACCCAGCAGCCGCTGGACCCTACAGGAGGCGGAAGACAAACTGGCCTCGTCCGTGATCCAGTGCGCACGGGCAATCAGCAATTCGATCAGGACCTTGTAA
- a CDS encoding ABC transporter substrate-binding protein — MQKPFQVLTLVCAMAAGLIGPASAVAEPVYKVGATATGIPFTFLDIKSGKIQGMMVDAAEAVGKAGGFDTEIQQTTFAALIPSLTTNKIDLISAAMLKTPEREKVVQYSDPIFSYGEGLIIKADDQKDYKSMDDLAGEMVGAQVGTVFLDALNKHGGFKEVRSYDSIPDLMRDLKLGRIKAAFGDRPIIAYQLAQGKNPDVKLSSTYVPVVMGDVCLVMRQGDAEKLAQVNKGIAAIKADGSLQRIIEKWQLN, encoded by the coding sequence ATGCAAAAACCTTTTCAAGTGCTGACGCTTGTATGCGCAATGGCGGCCGGGTTGATTGGACCAGCCAGCGCTGTTGCAGAGCCTGTCTACAAGGTCGGGGCGACGGCAACGGGCATCCCGTTTACCTTTCTCGATATCAAGAGCGGAAAAATCCAGGGCATGATGGTCGACGCGGCCGAGGCCGTGGGCAAGGCTGGCGGGTTCGACACCGAGATCCAGCAAACCACCTTTGCGGCGCTGATCCCTTCGTTGACCACCAACAAGATCGACCTGATTTCCGCCGCCATGCTCAAGACCCCCGAGCGTGAAAAGGTCGTGCAGTATTCCGATCCGATTTTCAGCTACGGCGAAGGCCTGATCATCAAGGCCGATGACCAGAAAGATTACAAATCCATGGATGACCTGGCCGGTGAAATGGTTGGCGCCCAGGTTGGCACAGTCTTCCTCGATGCCCTGAACAAGCACGGCGGCTTCAAGGAAGTGCGCAGCTACGACTCCATTCCCGACCTGATGCGTGACCTCAAGCTGGGCCGCATCAAGGCTGCATTTGGTGATCGCCCGATCATTGCCTACCAGTTGGCCCAGGGTAAAAACCCGGACGTAAAACTGTCGAGCACCTATGTGCCGGTGGTTATGGGGGATGTCTGCCTGGTGATGCGCCAGGGGGACGCCGAGAAGCTGGCCCAGGTGAACAAGGGCATCGCTGCCATCAAGGCTGACGGCTCGCTGCAACGCATCATCGAGAAGTGGCAGTTGAACTGA
- a CDS encoding amino acid ABC transporter permease — protein sequence MFLQDALDFLPILLKGAVVTVQVTAGSFLLSSVIGLMFALMMVSKIRAIALFAIGVVNVIRGLPIIVQLFYIYFVLPDFGIQLSAMQAGVIGLGIAYSAYQAENFRAGIQAIDLGQIEAAESFGMRGLMIMRRIVLPQAFRIALPPYGNTLVMMLKDSSLVSTITVAEMTRQGQLIASSTFENMTVYTLVALLYLSMSLPLSYGLRRLERRFALRRRT from the coding sequence ATGTTTCTCCAGGATGCGTTGGACTTTCTTCCGATTCTGCTCAAAGGCGCAGTGGTCACGGTGCAGGTCACGGCAGGTTCGTTCCTGCTCAGTTCCGTGATCGGCCTGATGTTTGCGCTGATGATGGTGTCGAAAATTCGCGCCATCGCATTGTTCGCCATTGGTGTGGTCAATGTGATTCGCGGGCTGCCGATCATTGTGCAGCTGTTTTATATCTATTTTGTCTTGCCCGATTTCGGTATCCAGCTCAGCGCCATGCAGGCCGGGGTGATCGGCCTGGGCATAGCCTATTCGGCCTATCAGGCGGAAAACTTCCGTGCCGGGATCCAGGCCATCGACCTGGGCCAGATCGAGGCTGCCGAGTCGTTTGGCATGCGCGGCCTGATGATCATGCGCCGTATCGTCCTGCCCCAGGCGTTTCGGATTGCCTTGCCGCCCTATGGCAATACCCTGGTGATGATGCTCAAGGACTCGTCGTTGGTGTCGACCATCACCGTGGCTGAAATGACTCGCCAGGGGCAACTGATCGCGTCGTCGACTTTTGAAAACATGACGGTCTACACCCTGGTGGCATTGCTCTATCTGTCGATGAGCTTGCCGCTGTCCTATGGTTTGCGTCGTCTGGAACGACGTTTTGCACTGCGCAGGCGCACATGA
- a CDS encoding NAD(P)/FAD-dependent oxidoreductase, which yields MKAPSKLILPPSLWSATARPGALTQALAENKRVDVAIVGAGYTGLVTALRLAESGVSVCVLDAGEPGWGASGRNGGQVIPGLKYDPDQLLERFGAERGEKIIEACGGAADEVFSLIREYGIACDATRKGWIQPAFSSTTMKALEHRARQWQQRGVAAELLDASAVCQRIGTQNYVGGWVDPRAGSLHPLNYARGLARSALGRGVTIHSDTRVTDLRRVGPLWQLTAAQGHTVTAERVVLATNGYTDGLWPGLRQTVLAANSFLIATRPLSAELRKTILPGGEVCSDARRLLLYFKQDAQGRVLLGGRGPFSEPRRAEDWAHLERSLISLFPQLAGVAIEYRWSGRVALNHSVLPQLHEPQPGLSILMGYNGRGIAMATTLGKHLAARVSGASNDFPFPVTPIRRIPFHSLQRLYVAAGISYYRLLDALNE from the coding sequence ATGAAAGCACCGTCGAAACTGATATTGCCGCCTTCACTGTGGTCGGCCACGGCCCGCCCCGGCGCATTGACCCAGGCGCTGGCGGAAAACAAGCGGGTGGATGTGGCAATTGTCGGCGCCGGTTACACCGGGCTGGTGACCGCACTGCGCCTGGCCGAGTCGGGCGTCAGTGTCTGCGTACTGGATGCCGGTGAGCCGGGCTGGGGCGCTTCGGGGCGCAACGGCGGGCAAGTGATCCCCGGGCTCAAGTACGACCCGGACCAGTTGCTCGAACGCTTTGGCGCCGAGCGTGGCGAAAAGATTATCGAGGCCTGCGGCGGGGCGGCCGATGAAGTGTTCTCGTTGATCCGCGAATACGGCATTGCCTGTGATGCCACGCGCAAGGGCTGGATCCAGCCGGCGTTTTCCAGCACCACCATGAAGGCCCTGGAACACCGCGCCCGGCAATGGCAGCAGCGAGGCGTAGCGGCCGAGTTGCTCGATGCCAGTGCGGTTTGCCAGCGTATCGGTACGCAAAATTATGTCGGCGGCTGGGTTGACCCGCGTGCTGGCAGCCTGCACCCGCTGAACTATGCCCGGGGCCTGGCCAGGTCGGCGCTGGGGCGTGGCGTGACCATCCACAGCGACACCCGGGTTACCGATTTGCGTCGTGTGGGTCCGCTGTGGCAATTGACGGCCGCACAGGGCCACACCGTGACGGCCGAACGCGTGGTGCTGGCCACCAATGGCTATACCGACGGCTTGTGGCCGGGGCTGCGGCAAACGGTACTGGCCGCCAATAGCTTCCTGATAGCTACCCGACCGCTTTCAGCGGAGCTGCGCAAAACCATTTTGCCGGGTGGGGAAGTGTGCTCGGATGCGCGGCGCCTGTTGCTGTACTTCAAGCAGGATGCCCAGGGGCGTGTATTGCTGGGTGGGCGCGGGCCGTTTTCCGAGCCGCGCCGCGCCGAAGACTGGGCGCATCTGGAGCGCTCGCTGATCAGCTTGTTTCCGCAACTGGCAGGCGTGGCGATCGAATACCGCTGGAGCGGGCGGGTAGCGCTTAATCACAGCGTGCTGCCGCAGTTGCACGAACCGCAACCGGGCCTGTCGATCCTGATGGGTTACAACGGCCGCGGCATTGCAATGGCGACCACCTTGGGCAAGCACCTGGCAGCACGGGTTTCGGGGGCCAGCAATGACTTCCCGTTCCCGGTCACGCCGATTCGCCGCATCCCCTTCCACAGCCTGCAACGTCTGTATGTGGCGGCGGGTATCAGCTACTACCGGCTGCTGGATGCGTTGAATGAGTAA
- a CDS encoding YgdI/YgdR family lipoprotein has translation MKIKVTGLPLLLVALLGLAGCATPSVVTLQNGTQYLTKDLPVTTNKDGFYEFVDIAGKHVKVRAEDVSTIKAD, from the coding sequence ATGAAGATCAAGGTTACCGGTTTACCCCTGCTGCTAGTGGCCTTGCTGGGACTGGCGGGCTGCGCGACTCCGAGCGTGGTGACCCTGCAAAACGGCACGCAATACCTGACCAAGGACCTGCCCGTCACCACCAACAAGGACGGCTTCTACGAGTTTGTCGATATCGCCGGCAAGCACGTCAAGGTTCGGGCCGAGGATGTCTCAACCATCAAGGCAGATTGA
- a CDS encoding LysR substrate-binding domain-containing protein — MNRYTKNLPPLATLITFEAVGRNGSFTRAASELCLTQSAVSKQIRALEDHLKLALFERQARGIGLTLAGASLFSEVSTLLERLQHSVNRIKAAHAPNAVTVLCTHAVAQFWLFPRLLAFNTEHPSITVNIHASNDIDESSVADYDFCILYGAGQWSSLSAEPLFAEKVYPVARPDLVLSSINQPADLQGLPLIELDASGWNCMDWRDWFNHFGLEHKADAQRPTFNQVTLAYQAIVQGMGVGLGWDFMVRDKIERGELCRVGAFEFLSTNADHLAHSRQKTLSDAAMTFQRWLLDQARRDFSPTCP; from the coding sequence ATGAACCGCTACACCAAGAACCTGCCGCCCCTGGCCACCCTGATCACCTTCGAAGCCGTAGGCCGCAATGGCAGCTTTACCCGTGCCGCCAGCGAGTTGTGCCTCACCCAAAGCGCCGTCAGCAAACAGATCCGCGCCCTGGAAGACCACCTCAAGCTGGCCCTGTTCGAGCGCCAGGCCCGGGGTATTGGCCTGACCCTCGCCGGCGCCAGCCTGTTCAGTGAAGTCAGCACCCTGCTCGAACGCCTGCAACACAGCGTCAACCGGATCAAGGCAGCCCATGCGCCCAATGCCGTCACCGTGCTGTGTACCCATGCGGTGGCGCAGTTCTGGTTGTTTCCACGTTTGCTCGCCTTCAACACCGAGCACCCGTCGATCACGGTGAACATCCATGCCAGCAACGATATCGACGAATCCAGCGTCGCCGATTACGACTTCTGCATCTTGTACGGCGCCGGCCAGTGGTCATCGCTGAGTGCCGAGCCGCTGTTTGCCGAGAAGGTCTACCCGGTGGCCCGCCCCGACCTGGTGTTGAGCAGCATCAACCAACCTGCCGACCTGCAAGGCCTGCCCTTGATCGAACTGGATGCATCAGGCTGGAACTGCATGGACTGGCGCGACTGGTTCAACCATTTTGGCCTGGAACACAAGGCCGATGCGCAACGCCCCACCTTCAATCAGGTCACCCTCGCTTATCAGGCGATCGTGCAAGGCATGGGGGTGGGTCTGGGCTGGGACTTTATGGTTCGCGACAAAATCGAGCGAGGTGAACTGTGCCGCGTCGGCGCGTTTGAATTTTTAAGTACAAACGCCGATCATCTGGCGCACTCTCGGCAAAAAACGCTGTCTGATGCAGCAATGACTTTCCAGCGCTGGCTGCTTGATCAAGCCCGGCGCGATTTCTCTCCAACTTGCCCATAG
- a CDS encoding DMT family transporter, which yields MKRGIVYAGMAGAVWGLVFLVPKLLPEFSPLLLSCGRFIVYGAVSLVLLLPNARRLLLQLSRRDVLTLVKFALLGNLIYYMLLAASVQWVGIAAASLIIGVLPLSITWLGRRDAGAVPLARLAWPLLLVLGGVLCINLEALFGDTSPQPLGTKVLGVLCGIGALLCWSWFAIENARYLKLSRFDSGEWSTLWGVTTGVLGVLIWGVAHWLAVDAVTVEATDQRWQMFWLVNLACAVLGSWFGNRMWNAASRRLPLTLSGQLIVFETVFALLYGFIYLQRWPSGVETLAVLMLLGGVSWAVRRHAPARTALAP from the coding sequence ATGAAACGCGGGATAGTCTATGCCGGCATGGCCGGGGCGGTGTGGGGGCTGGTGTTCCTGGTGCCCAAGCTGTTGCCGGAGTTCAGCCCGCTGTTGCTCAGCTGCGGGCGTTTTATCGTGTATGGCGCGGTGTCACTGGTGCTGCTGTTACCCAATGCCCGGCGCTTGCTGCTCCAGCTCAGCCGCCGCGATGTGCTGACCCTGGTCAAGTTCGCCCTGCTGGGCAATCTGATTTATTACATGCTGCTGGCCGCCTCGGTGCAGTGGGTGGGTATCGCGGCGGCCTCGCTGATTATCGGGGTATTGCCGCTGAGTATTACCTGGCTGGGCCGCCGCGATGCCGGGGCGGTTCCCCTGGCGCGGCTGGCATGGCCGTTGCTGCTGGTGCTGGGCGGGGTGCTGTGCATCAATCTCGAAGCCCTGTTCGGCGACACCTCACCACAGCCGCTGGGCACCAAGGTGCTCGGTGTGCTGTGCGGTATCGGCGCCTTGCTGTGCTGGAGCTGGTTCGCCATCGAGAATGCGCGGTATTTGAAGCTCAGCCGCTTTGACAGTGGCGAGTGGTCGACGTTGTGGGGAGTGACCACCGGGGTGCTGGGTGTGCTGATCTGGGGGGTTGCCCATTGGCTGGCGGTGGACGCGGTGACCGTCGAGGCCACGGACCAGCGCTGGCAGATGTTCTGGCTGGTCAACCTGGCCTGCGCCGTGCTCGGCTCGTGGTTTGGTAATCGCATGTGGAATGCCGCGTCCCGGCGTTTGCCGTTGACCCTGAGCGGGCAGTTGATCGTGTTTGAAACGGTGTTTGCGCTGCTCTACGGCTTTATCTACCTGCAACGCTGGCCCAGCGGGGTAGAAACCCTGGCGGTGTTGATGCTGCTGGGCGGGGTCAGTTGGGCGGTGCGCCGGCATGCCCCGGCGCGCACCGCGCTCGCGCCGTGA